The following are encoded in a window of Pseudalgibacter alginicilyticus genomic DNA:
- a CDS encoding efflux RND transporter permease subunit, with amino-acid sequence MTDKKKQVDKEFGLSSWAINNKTTMYVLIVLILFLGTGAYFSMPRESFPEVKETKIYISSVYPGNTAEDIEKLITDPIEDKLKTVSNVVEITSTSQEDYSIVIVEFDENISVEAAKQKVKDEVDSETSGEDWPTFNGAKVEPNVFDLSISEEFPILNINISGDYPIDRLKEFGEYLEDEIESLIEIKQVDIRGAQDKEVEVAVDIYKMMAAKVSFDDVINAINRENMTMSAGNLISSGQRRTIRVIGEIETPEELENFVVKSENNNAIYLKDVAQVTFKDEDKTTYAREFGEPVVMLDVKKRAGKNMVAAAEQIQIIVKDAVENVFPPDLKVSIANDQSSKTIGQVDDLVNNIIFGIILVVTVLMFFLGFKNALFVGFAIPMSMFMSLLILNTLGYTMNTMILFGLIMGLGMLVDNGIVVVENVYRLMEDEGMSRIEAAKKGIGEIAFPIIISTATTVAAFIPLGMWPGVMGEFMKYFPITLSVVLGSSLFVAIFFNSVMVSQYMTTEDKNMPLKSIIKISAIFGIIGLLIILFGGSYRGLGTLMIVTVILLWIYRLFLRKWANKFQNHSLPRWENFYEKSLRGALKGKRPILISVGTFILLIIAFIGFGTSVGTQRTKVEFFPDNKPNQIIVYIEYPEGTDIKKTNAITKDIEARVYKIINDEAYKNGDYNFLTESAVSQVGEGAGNPMTDGGSAAEMPHRGKITATMREYKFREGADSQDLLKKVQVALKDVYPGVAISVEKDANGPPVGYPINIELEGDDYSELINTAEKMRDFINSKNIEGIDELKIDVNKSKPSMQVHVDRKKAGELGVSSGQVGQQLRNSIFGSKAGVFKKDGEDYDIYVRFNEENRYNTSAIFNQKITFRDASSGQIKEVPVSAIAKQNNSSGFSAIKHKDVKRVVVLYSALTPGFTDAGAIVSQIQHEMQGFSGKSENVKIDYTGQIEEQSKQMAFLMGAFFTGLGLIFFILIFQFNSISKPGIIMIAIFLSLIGVFGGIVLTGSPFVIMMTMMGIISLAGIVVNNGVVLLDYTQLLIDRKKAEYNLEDDAYIENEELLEAIVKGGKARLRPVLLTAITTILGLIPLAIGLNINFFSLFSELNPHIYMGGDNVVFWGPLAWTVIYGLIIATFLTLIVVPILFYLVTRFKMWMYQDRISKKEFIASENMFGEN; translated from the coding sequence ATGACTGATAAAAAAAAACAAGTAGATAAAGAATTTGGATTATCATCTTGGGCAATCAACAACAAAACAACCATGTATGTGTTGATTGTATTAATATTATTTTTAGGAACTGGCGCTTATTTTAGTATGCCCAGAGAAAGTTTTCCGGAAGTAAAAGAAACCAAAATATATATTAGTTCAGTATACCCAGGAAATACAGCTGAAGATATTGAAAAACTAATCACCGATCCTATTGAAGACAAGCTAAAAACAGTGAGTAATGTGGTAGAAATCACCTCTACATCTCAAGAAGATTACTCCATAGTTATTGTAGAATTTGATGAAAATATCTCTGTTGAAGCCGCAAAACAAAAGGTTAAAGACGAAGTTGATTCTGAAACTTCAGGCGAAGACTGGCCTACTTTTAATGGCGCCAAAGTAGAACCAAACGTATTTGATTTAAGTATTTCTGAAGAATTTCCAATTCTAAACATTAATATTTCTGGTGACTACCCTATTGATAGACTTAAAGAGTTTGGCGAATATCTTGAAGATGAAATTGAAAGTCTTATTGAGATCAAACAAGTGGATATTCGTGGAGCACAAGACAAAGAAGTAGAGGTGGCAGTAGACATTTATAAAATGATGGCTGCTAAAGTAAGTTTTGATGATGTTATTAATGCTATTAACAGAGAAAACATGACCATGTCTGCGGGTAATTTAATATCCAGTGGACAGCGTCGTACCATTCGTGTTATTGGAGAAATTGAAACCCCAGAAGAACTTGAAAACTTTGTTGTAAAATCAGAAAACAACAACGCTATTTACTTAAAAGATGTTGCTCAGGTTACTTTTAAAGACGAAGACAAAACCACTTATGCAAGAGAGTTTGGTGAACCAGTAGTGATGTTAGACGTTAAAAAACGTGCTGGAAAAAACATGGTTGCTGCTGCAGAACAAATACAAATTATTGTTAAAGATGCTGTAGAAAATGTATTTCCACCAGATTTAAAAGTTAGTATTGCAAACGACCAATCTTCAAAAACTATTGGCCAAGTAGACGATTTGGTAAACAATATCATTTTTGGAATTATATTGGTAGTTACTGTTTTAATGTTCTTTTTAGGATTTAAAAATGCTCTTTTTGTAGGTTTTGCAATCCCAATGTCAATGTTCATGTCCCTTCTAATATTGAACACTTTAGGGTACACCATGAATACCATGATACTTTTTGGACTGATTATGGGACTTGGTATGTTGGTTGATAATGGTATTGTGGTGGTTGAAAACGTATACCGCCTAATGGAAGACGAAGGCATGAGCAGAATTGAGGCTGCTAAAAAAGGAATTGGCGAAATTGCTTTTCCAATCATCATTTCTACAGCTACCACAGTAGCCGCATTTATTCCTCTAGGTATGTGGCCTGGAGTTATGGGTGAATTCATGAAGTATTTCCCCATTACATTATCTGTTGTTTTAGGCTCTTCTTTATTTGTTGCCATCTTTTTTAACTCAGTAATGGTATCACAATACATGACTACAGAAGACAAAAATATGCCTTTAAAAAGTATCATTAAAATTTCTGCTATTTTTGGAATTATAGGCTTACTTATTATCCTCTTTGGAGGCAGCTATAGAGGTTTAGGCACCTTAATGATTGTAACTGTTATTTTACTGTGGATTTATAGACTTTTCTTAAGAAAATGGGCTAACAAATTCCAAAATCACAGCTTACCTCGTTGGGAGAATTTTTATGAAAAATCTCTCAGAGGTGCTTTAAAAGGCAAAAGACCTATATTAATAAGTGTAGGAACATTTATTTTGCTCATCATTGCTTTTATAGGTTTTGGAACCTCCGTAGGAACCCAACGAACTAAAGTGGAGTTCTTTCCTGACAATAAACCTAATCAAATTATAGTTTACATTGAATATCCGGAAGGTACAGATATTAAAAAAACCAATGCTATCACTAAAGATATTGAAGCACGTGTTTACAAAATTATAAATGATGAGGCTTATAAAAATGGTGATTATAATTTCCTAACTGAAAGTGCCGTATCTCAAGTAGGTGAAGGTGCAGGAAACCCAATGACTGATGGTGGCTCTGCAGCCGAAATGCCACATCGAGGAAAAATTACTGCCACCATGCGCGAGTACAAATTTAGAGAAGGTGCAGATAGTCAGGATCTCCTAAAAAAAGTGCAGGTTGCTCTTAAAGATGTATACCCTGGAGTTGCTATTTCTGTAGAAAAAGATGCCAACGGTCCTCCAGTAGGATACCCAATTAATATAGAATTAGAAGGGGATGATTATTCTGAATTAATCAATACTGCTGAAAAAATGCGCGATTTTATTAATTCAAAAAATATTGAAGGGATTGACGAATTAAAGATTGATGTTAACAAATCTAAACCTTCAATGCAAGTACATGTGGATAGAAAAAAAGCTGGGGAACTGGGTGTAAGTTCTGGACAAGTAGGACAACAATTGCGAAACTCCATCTTTGGATCTAAAGCTGGCGTTTTCAAAAAAGATGGTGAAGATTATGATATTTACGTTCGTTTTAATGAAGAAAACCGCTATAATACAAGTGCTATTTTCAATCAAAAAATAACATTTAGAGATGCATCATCAGGACAAATTAAAGAAGTTCCTGTATCGGCTATTGCAAAACAAAATAACAGCTCAGGCTTTAGTGCTATTAAACATAAAGATGTGAAACGTGTGGTTGTTTTATATTCTGCACTAACCCCCGGCTTTACAGATGCTGGTGCTATTGTATCTCAAATTCAACATGAAATGCAAGGCTTTTCAGGAAAATCAGAAAATGTTAAAATAGATTATACTGGACAAATTGAAGAACAAAGTAAACAAATGGCCTTTTTAATGGGAGCTTTTTTTACAGGTTTAGGATTAATATTTTTCATTTTAATATTCCAATTCAATTCCATTTCAAAACCAGGTATCATTATGATTGCTATTTTCTTAAGTTTGATTGGTGTTTTTGGTGGTATTGTACTAACGGGCTCTCCATTTGTAATTATGATGACCATGATGGGAATTATATCACTTGCAGGAATTGTAGTTAATAACGGCGTGGTGCTTTTAGACTACACCCAACTATTGATTGATAGAAAAAAAGCAGAATATAATTTAGAAGACGATGCCTATATTGAAAACGAAGAATTATTAGAAGCTATTGTTAAAGGTGGAAAAGCACGTTTACGCCCTGTACTTTTAACAGCTATCACCACCATTTTAGGATTAATTCCTTTAGCTATAGGTTTAAATATTAATTTCTTTTCCTTATTTAGCGAACTTAATCCTCATATTTATATGGGTGGAGATAATGTGGTTTTCTGGGGACCTCTTGCCTGGACTGTTATTTACGGTTTAATTATAGCAACGTTCCTAACACTAATAGTGGTACCTATATTATTCTACTTAGTAACCAGATTTAAAATGTGGATGTACCAAGATAGAATTTCGAAAAAGGAATTTATTGCCTCAGAAAACATGTTTGGTGAAAACTAA